From the Mastacembelus armatus chromosome 14, fMasArm1.2, whole genome shotgun sequence genome, one window contains:
- the slc25a14 gene encoding brain mitochondrial carrier protein 1 isoform X2 — protein MLIVFLSILHALSHDGAIVFRKLVLIQAWVCPVVVVGSTARSSAHKMSDETMVLNVFCGVVSGVLSSTLANPTDVLKIRMQAQGSLLQGSMMSNFINIYQTEGTRGLWRGVIPTAQRAAIVVGVELPVYDITKKHLLRSGLMGDTVLTHFISSFTCGLAGALASNPVDVVRTRMMNQRVLSGSPMYKGTLDGLMQTWKNEGFFALYKGFWPNWLRLGPWNIIFFITFEQLKKLPF, from the exons atgttgattGTTTTCCTTTCCATTCTGCATGCCCTGTCCCACGATGGTGCCATTGTGTTTCGAAAGCTTGTTTTGATACAGGCTTGGGTTTGCCCTGTGGTTGTGGTGGGATCGACCGCCCGTTCTTCTGCCCATAAAATGAGCG ATGAGACAATGGTCTTAAATGTCTTCTGTGGTGTCGTTTCTGGAGTCCTGTCCTCTACTCTGGCCAACCCCACTGATGTCCTCAAG ATCAGAATGCAGGCGCAGGGCAGCCTGCTCcaaggcagcatgatgtctaACTTCATCAACATCTACCAGACAGAGGGTACCAGAGGGCTGTGGAGA GGAGTCATTCCCACAGCACAGCGAGCAGCCATTGTTGTTGGGGTGGAACTCCCTGTCTATGACATAACGAAGAAACACCTTCTCCGCTCTGGCCTCATGGGAGACACTGTTTTGACGCATTTCAT TTCAAGTTTCACATGTGGCTTGGCAGGAGCCCTGGCCTCCAACCCTGTAGATGTGGTCCGGACCCGCATGATGAATCAGCGAGTTCTGTCAGGAAGCCCAATGTACAAAGGAACACTGGACGGACTGATGCAGACATGGAAGAATGAGGGCTTCTTCGCTCTCTATAAGGGATTCTGGCCTAATTGGCTACGACTGGGGCCTTGGAACATCATT TTCTTCATCACCTTCGAGCAGCTGAAGAAGCTCCCATTTTAA
- the LOC113143544 gene encoding heterogeneous nuclear ribonucleoprotein A/B-like isoform X2, translated as MADAENLLMETSEQNGNEGEEDQNGAEQELMGVEDFQDNDTDGGKIDASKGEEDAGKMFVGGLSWDTSKKDLKDYFSKFGEVSDCTIKMDSNTGRSRGFGFVLFKDPASVDKVLEQKEHRLDGRQIDPKRAMAMKKEPVKKIFVGGLNPEATEDTIREYFGAFGEIETIELPIDPKSKKRRGFIFITYKDEESVKKCLEKKYHNIQGGRCELKIAQPKEVYQQQQYGGGRGGGYGGRGGRGRGGQSQGWNQGYGNYWNQGYGNQGYGYGGYSGYGNYDYSSGYYGYGPGYDYNQGSANYGKTPRRGAHQTSYKPY; from the exons ATGGCAGATGCTGAAAATCTGCTCATGGAGACATCGGAGCAGAATGGCAATGAGGGAGAGGAAGACCAAAATGGAGCTGAGCAGGAGCTGATGGGTGTGGAGGATTTCCAGGATAATGACACAGATGGAGGCAAGATTGATGCCAGCAAAGGAGAAGAGGATGCTGG AAAAATGTTCGTGGGTGGCCTCAGCTGGGACACAAGTAAAAAGGACCTGAAGGATTACTTCAGTAAGTTCGGCGAGGTGTCAGACTGCACCATCAAGATGGATTCGAACACTGGCCGATCTCGAGGCTTTGGCTTTGTCCTTTTCAAAGATCCCGCCAGCGTGGACAAG GTTCTCGAACAGAAAGAACACAGACTAGATGGACGTCAGATTGACCCCAAGAGGGCGATGGCCATGAAGAAGGAACCAGTCAAAAAGATCTTTGTTGGTGGTTTGAATCCTGAGGCGACAGAGGACACTATCAGGGAATATTTCGGGGCCTTTGGAGAG ATTGAAACCATTGAGCTTCCCATTGACCCCAAATCGAAGAAAAGGCGGGGTTTCATTTTCATCACATACAAAGATGAAGAGAGTGTCAAGAAGTGTCTGGAGAAGAAATACCACAACATCCAGGGTGGCAGg tgtgaGCTGAAGATCGCCCAGCCAAAAGAGGtgtaccagcagcagcagtatggAGGAGGACGTGGTGGTGGTTATGGAGGCCGGGGCGGCAGAGGACGTGGAG GTCAGAGCCAGGGCTGGAACCAGGGCTATGGAAACTACTGGAACCAGGGATACGGTAACCAAGGCTATGGCTATGGTGGCTACAGTGGCTATGGCAACTATGATTACTCTTCTGGTTACTATGGATATGGTCCTGGATATGATTACA ACCAGGGTAGCGCCAACTATGGTAAAACTCCAAGACGGGGTGCACACCA
- the LOC113143544 gene encoding heterogeneous nuclear ribonucleoprotein A/B-like isoform X1, giving the protein MQSLEQFTVTMADAENLLMETSEQNGNEGEEDQNGAEQELMGVEDFQDNDTDGGKIDASKGEEDAGKMFVGGLSWDTSKKDLKDYFSKFGEVSDCTIKMDSNTGRSRGFGFVLFKDPASVDKVLEQKEHRLDGRQIDPKRAMAMKKEPVKKIFVGGLNPEATEDTIREYFGAFGEIETIELPIDPKSKKRRGFIFITYKDEESVKKCLEKKYHNIQGGRCELKIAQPKEVYQQQQYGGGRGGGYGGRGGRGRGGQSQGWNQGYGNYWNQGYGNQGYGYGGYSGYGNYDYSSGYYGYGPGYDYNQGSANYGKTPRRGAHQTSYKPY; this is encoded by the exons ATGCAG TCTCTTGAACAGTTTACCGTCACAATGGCAGATGCTGAAAATCTGCTCATGGAGACATCGGAGCAGAATGGCAATGAGGGAGAGGAAGACCAAAATGGAGCTGAGCAGGAGCTGATGGGTGTGGAGGATTTCCAGGATAATGACACAGATGGAGGCAAGATTGATGCCAGCAAAGGAGAAGAGGATGCTGG AAAAATGTTCGTGGGTGGCCTCAGCTGGGACACAAGTAAAAAGGACCTGAAGGATTACTTCAGTAAGTTCGGCGAGGTGTCAGACTGCACCATCAAGATGGATTCGAACACTGGCCGATCTCGAGGCTTTGGCTTTGTCCTTTTCAAAGATCCCGCCAGCGTGGACAAG GTTCTCGAACAGAAAGAACACAGACTAGATGGACGTCAGATTGACCCCAAGAGGGCGATGGCCATGAAGAAGGAACCAGTCAAAAAGATCTTTGTTGGTGGTTTGAATCCTGAGGCGACAGAGGACACTATCAGGGAATATTTCGGGGCCTTTGGAGAG ATTGAAACCATTGAGCTTCCCATTGACCCCAAATCGAAGAAAAGGCGGGGTTTCATTTTCATCACATACAAAGATGAAGAGAGTGTCAAGAAGTGTCTGGAGAAGAAATACCACAACATCCAGGGTGGCAGg tgtgaGCTGAAGATCGCCCAGCCAAAAGAGGtgtaccagcagcagcagtatggAGGAGGACGTGGTGGTGGTTATGGAGGCCGGGGCGGCAGAGGACGTGGAG GTCAGAGCCAGGGCTGGAACCAGGGCTATGGAAACTACTGGAACCAGGGATACGGTAACCAAGGCTATGGCTATGGTGGCTACAGTGGCTATGGCAACTATGATTACTCTTCTGGTTACTATGGATATGGTCCTGGATATGATTACA ACCAGGGTAGCGCCAACTATGGTAAAACTCCAAGACGGGGTGCACACCA
- the gpr119 gene encoding glucose-dependent insulinotropic receptor has protein sequence MGVILSIAACLIVSTNLLVAAALLKLLFKKSSQSWCFVLNLALADALVGVAITGLATEDFNSDNNKLNLTVNQNSHITADPATNVTPPVQGKTRCLMRMAFVTSPCTASIMSMFLISLDRYAAIKMPLRYSLRSGKGTAFVSLVALWISSLTLGFLPVMVQQLQVEGYNGSCAFFNVIHEVGIIVLFSVCFFPVLSVFVYIYLDILKIACSHQKQICQVRQAGSRMSDHNDHQHYQHHHQHLQLRSGYWSHVKALRTVAVLVGCFLVLWCPFFMVCIVHVLCQSCKLANVLENYLWLLGLSNSLINPLVYAFWQREVRLQLAAMFSCFTGRSLAAGPPGVTERCDPHSPQVCVSGGDTFNPSLLGPTDNELHTTPLSTTTTL, from the exons ATGGGTGTGATCCTGAGCATCGCTGCCTGCCTTATTGTTTCCACCAATCTGCTGGTGGCGGCTGCTCTACTTAAGCTACTCTTCAAGAAGAGCAGCCAAAGCTGGTGCTTTGTCCTCAACTTGGCACTGGCTGATGCCCTTGTGGGTGTGGCCATCACTGGACTGGCAACAGAGGACTTCAACAGCGACAACAACAAGCTCAATCTAACTGTGAACCAAAACAGCCACATCACTGCTGATCCTGCCACAAATGTCACACCTCCTGTTCAGGGCAAGACCCGATGTTTGATGAGGATGGCGTTTGTGACATCACCCTGCACAGCATCTATAATGTCCATGTTCTTGATCTCACTTGACCGCTATGCAGCCATCAAGATGCCCCTGCGGTATTCCCTGCGGTCTGGGAAAGGAACAGCATTTGTGTCTTTGGTTGCTCTGTGGATCAGTTCCCTCACTTTGGGATTTTTGCCAG TCatggtgcagcagctgcaggtggaggGCTACAATGGCTCCTGTGCCTTCTTCAACGTTATTCACGAAGTGGGCATCATTGTTTTATTCAGCGTGTGCTTCTTCCCTgtgctctctgtgtttgtctacaTCTACCTGGACATCCTGAAGATTGCCTGTAGCCACCAGAAGCAGATCTGCCAAGTTAGGCAAGCAGGCTCCAGAATGTCTGACCACAATGACCATCAACATTACCAACATCATCACCAGCATCTGCAACTGAGGAGCGGTTATTGGAGTCATGTCAAGGCGCTAAGGACGGTAGCGGTGCTTGTGGGCTGCTTCTTAGTTCTCTGGTGCCCCTTTTTTATGGTCTGCATAGTGCATGTTCTCTGTCAAAGCTGTAAACTCGCAAATGTGTTGGAGAATTACCTCTGGCTGTTGGGGCTGTCCAACTCACTGATAAACCCTTTAGTGTATGCCTTTTGGCAAAGGGAGGTACGGCTGCAGTTAGCAGCCATGTTTTCCTGCTTTACAGGCAGGTCATTGGCTGCTGGACCGCCTGGAGTCACAGAAAGATGTGACCCACACTCACCTCAAGTTTGCGTTTCTGGTGGAGATACTTTCAACCCTTCATTGTTGGGGCCAACTGACAATGAGTTACACACTACTCCACTATCTACTACAACTACCTTGTGA
- the btg4 gene encoding protein BTG4: protein MKEEIAAAVFFVARLVKRYGCLDNDGRDRFAAALTSVLFENYKNHWHPNAPTKGQAYRCLRMNRVRLRDPVLQQACERSAVCYEDLGLPQELTVWVDPGEVSCRYGEHSTPFSVSVLDGCRRGDGEFSRRIHDAVERASLDVPLGSSSDEDEGGGESNNSGLSVPCPVAVPPTNPQPKTIPTVSNPNSVYRFSEFSPGAPQTWLREKRKAFAGDVFTSHAPPGGGPISQFPSQKGFKTYRATFTFTGPRVDKYHWVSKSRS from the exons ATGAAGGAGGagattgctgctgctgtgttttttgtggCTCGCTTGGTGAAGAGATATGGCTGTCTGGATAATGACGGCAGGGATCGCTTTGCCGCAGCACTCACCTCAGTTCTGTTTGAGAACTACAAGAACCACTGGCACCCAAACGCACCCACCAAGGGGCAGGCATACAG GTGTCTGCGTATGAACCGTGTACGGCTACGGGACCCAGTGCTGCAGCAGGCCTGTGAGCGGAGTGCAGTGTGTTATGAGGATCTGGGCCTCCCCCAGGAGTTGACGGTGTGGGTCGATCCTGGAGAGGTGTCCTGCAG GTACGGTGAACACAGCACTCCCTTCTCTGTCTCAGTGCTGGACGGTTGTCGGCGTGGAGATGGGGAATTTTCCCGCCGCATCCATGATGCTGTAGAGCGGGCAAGCCTTGATGTCCCATTAGGAAGCTCTTCAGATGAGGACGAGGGCGGTGGAGAGAGCAACAACAGTGGCCTATCAGTTCCCTGCCCTGTGGCAGTCCCACCCACTAACCCTCAACCTAAAACCATCCCAACTGTCAGCAACCCCAACAGTGTCTACCGG tTCAGCGAGTTTTCTCCTGGTGCTCCTCAGACCTGGCTGAGAGAAAAGCGGAAGGCCTTTGCTGGGGATGTGTTCACATCACACGCTCCTCCAGGTGGAGGTCCGATCTCACAGTTCCCCAGCCAGAAGGGCTTCAAGACCTACCGAGCCACATTTACCTTCACTGGGCCTCGTGTTGACAAGTACCACTGGGTCAGCAAATCCCGATCCTAG
- the slc25a14 gene encoding brain mitochondrial carrier protein 1 isoform X1: MTNLNWKPFIYGGMASIVAEFGTFPIDLTKTRLQVQGQSQYTEVRYRGMFHALFRIGKEEGIRALYSGISPALLRQASYGTIKIGTYNSLKRLFVSRPEDETMVLNVFCGVVSGVLSSTLANPTDVLKIRMQAQGSLLQGSMMSNFINIYQTEGTRGLWRGVIPTAQRAAIVVGVELPVYDITKKHLLRSGLMGDTVLTHFISSFTCGLAGALASNPVDVVRTRMMNQRVLSGSPMYKGTLDGLMQTWKNEGFFALYKGFWPNWLRLGPWNIIFFITFEQLKKLPF, translated from the exons ATGACCAACTTGAACTGGAAGCCGTTCATCTACGGAGGGATGGCCTCGATTGTCGCAGAATTCG GTACATTTCCCATTGACCTTACTAAGACTCGGCTACAGGTCCAGGGTCAGTCCCAGTACACAGAGGTGCGCTACAGAGGCATGTTCCATGCCCTCTTCAGGATTGGCAAAGAGGAGGGTATCCGGGCGCTATATTCTGG GATTTCCCCTGCTCTTCTGAGGCAGGCATCTTATGGGACGATCAAAATAGGGACCTACAATTCCCTCAAGAGGCTGTTTGTCAGTCGTCCAGAAG ATGAGACAATGGTCTTAAATGTCTTCTGTGGTGTCGTTTCTGGAGTCCTGTCCTCTACTCTGGCCAACCCCACTGATGTCCTCAAG ATCAGAATGCAGGCGCAGGGCAGCCTGCTCcaaggcagcatgatgtctaACTTCATCAACATCTACCAGACAGAGGGTACCAGAGGGCTGTGGAGA GGAGTCATTCCCACAGCACAGCGAGCAGCCATTGTTGTTGGGGTGGAACTCCCTGTCTATGACATAACGAAGAAACACCTTCTCCGCTCTGGCCTCATGGGAGACACTGTTTTGACGCATTTCAT TTCAAGTTTCACATGTGGCTTGGCAGGAGCCCTGGCCTCCAACCCTGTAGATGTGGTCCGGACCCGCATGATGAATCAGCGAGTTCTGTCAGGAAGCCCAATGTACAAAGGAACACTGGACGGACTGATGCAGACATGGAAGAATGAGGGCTTCTTCGCTCTCTATAAGGGATTCTGGCCTAATTGGCTACGACTGGGGCCTTGGAACATCATT TTCTTCATCACCTTCGAGCAGCTGAAGAAGCTCCCATTTTAA